One genomic window of Deinococcus aetherius includes the following:
- a CDS encoding response regulator has product MSFFTRQGILKREGRHRAPCFLKGVRLSRHLLIVEDNAHDVELACAALELSNVQCKVSVARDGAEALDFLSRRGAYAGRPAGQPDLILLDLNMPRVNGHQVLCAIKGDAALREVPVVIFTTSNLSQDREACLACGADDYLLKPEGFAEFVTTINQLGRRWLTADRCA; this is encoded by the coding sequence GTGTCCTTTTTCACACGTCAAGGTATTCTGAAGCGCGAGGGGCGCCACCGGGCGCCCTGCTTCCTGAAAGGAGTCCGCCTGTCCAGGCACCTGCTGATCGTCGAGGACAACGCACACGACGTCGAGCTGGCGTGCGCGGCGCTGGAACTCAGCAACGTGCAGTGTAAGGTCAGCGTGGCGCGCGACGGGGCCGAGGCGCTGGACTTCCTCTCCCGCCGCGGAGCCTACGCCGGGCGCCCGGCGGGACAACCGGACCTGATTCTGCTCGACCTGAACATGCCCCGGGTGAACGGCCACCAGGTGTTGTGCGCCATCAAGGGGGACGCCGCGCTCCGGGAGGTGCCGGTGGTGATCTTCACCACCTCGAACCTGTCCCAGGACCGCGAGGCGTGCCTGGCCTGCGGCGCGGACGACTACCTGCTCAAGCCCGAGGGGTTCGCCGAGTTCGTCACCACCATCAACCAGCTTGGTCGGCGCTGGCTCACCGCCGACCGCTGCGCCTGA